ATTTGGCCGCGGCGGCTTTTTTTGGGGCATGATCGCCGGGGGAATCGCACTGAGGCGTCGTATGCGGCACGATGGAACTTGACGCGAAGCGAACGAGATCATTTCTGGAGGATCTTTTTCTGGTTGCCGAGAATCTCGCGCTGGTTGTCGAGGAGTTCCTTCATGCCCTCGAAGATCTTCTCCTGGTTGGCTTGGATCGTCTCCTGGTTCGCCATGATCGTCGCTTGATTGCCGACGGCCTTGTCCAGCTTCTCTTGGTTGCTCAGGATGCTCTCCTGATTGGCATGGATGCTGGCCTGGTTGGCAAGGACCTTGTCGAGCTTTGTCTGGTTGTCGCGGATCAGTTCTTGATTCGCGAGGATCGCCGCTTGGTTGGCGGTGACTTTGTCGAGCTTCGACTGGTTCTTCTCGATCGACTCCTGGTTCGCGAGAATCTTCTCCTGATTGACGAGGATCGACTCTTGGTTCTTGATAACTGCATCGGCCATGGTGATGACTCCTTTCAAAATGGAACTGGAAATTCACGACAGAAACGATCAACCGCGGCGGCTCACAGCGCCGCGGCCCGATCCTTAAGATCGGTTTTCACCTCGGTGTATTTCAACACGCGCTGGAACGATTCGTGAGGTTTGCCGTCGACCTCGACATACGCGATAATGAACAGATTCAACGGCGGGCCGTCTTGCTTGGGAGCCAGTTCCAAATTGCGACCTTCGGAGAAATGGACGCGGCGATTGTCCAGGCCGCTGAAGTAGAAGTCGCGCTGGGTCGGGTTGGTGTTGGCCGCGGCAATATCCATGGGCACCCAACCATAATTCGGCACGAAATATTGGACCCAACAGCGATAGCCCGGGTCCATCTCCTTGCCTTCGTTCATCGGCTTGAGCAGCGTGCCAAATTGCAGCCGCGTGGGTATGCCGCGGGCCCGCGCCAGCGCGATGAAGAGCGCGTGCTGGTCGGTGCATCCGCCCCCTTTCTTGGCCAGGCAGTATTCGACCGAGCCTTTTCCGGAACTCTTCGGCGCGTTGCCCCCCTTCGAGTAATGATCGGTATGATCGGTGACCCAGTCGAAGAGCAGCCGCGCCTGCTTCAGCTCATCGGCCTCTTTGCCGCAAATCTCACCGGCCAGCTTGACCACCGCGCCGCTCACCTCCATGTTCGGCACGTCGCGCCGCAGGTATTCAGCGAACAAACTACGATGCGCGTCGGTTAGCGGAGCGGCTCGCGATGTGTCAACGGGGATTGAAACGCTGTTTCGTCTGAGAATGAATTCGGTCGATAGCACCGCCTTGTCGGCGGTCGGATTGTTCACAACCGCGTAGAGATAGCGATGCCCGTAGTTGGCGTCGCGGGTCACCTGGTAGCCAGTGGGCGCGTCTTTGACATCGAGATTCAGCAGCTTCTGGGAATCGTCGTCATCAGGAAGCCAGAACCAAATCCGCACTTGATGACTCCCGGCCGGGATCTTATTGACCGTGAGCGTATGCTGGATTCGGTAGGTGGCGGTCTGTTGGTCCGCCGCGTGAGCCACGCTGACGAGCGCGGCCGCAAAGATGAATAGGCAGCAAGCAAGTGATCGCATCGAAGTCTCCCTGGAACTAAAATGACAAAACCGCCCTGATTCGGGCGAGAAATGTTCTAAACGCCAATGGTTCGTCAATCCGTTCACTCCTGAAACCGAAACCCAACGCCGCGCACGGTCTCGATTAGCCTTCCCGCATCGCCAAGCTTCTTGCGAATCGAAGCCACTTGAACGTCAACCGACCGCTCGGTGACCGGGTAATCCTTGCCTTGCACCGCCTCAATGATTTGCCGCCGCGTGCAGGCGTCGCCCCGGCGGCTGGCCAGAAACTGCAATACGCGAAATTCCGTCTTGGATAACGAAACGGTCTCACCTTCGATGGCCACCTGTTGGGACGCAGGATCAAACACCACGGATTGTTTCGGAAGCGGAACTTCACTCGGATTCATCACGGATCGCGATCGCAATCAGTTTGTGCGGAAGTCACTGGCCTCCCGGGCCTAGAGCTTCTGTTTCCCGTTTCCGGCGAAATGGAGCATCTCCAGGATTAGTGCTCGCAGCTCCAAAAATGGAGCGCTATTGCGCTGCCGCGGGCGCGCGAGCGGAACGTCCAAGATGCGCTCGATTCGGCCCGGGCGCGGCGTCATGATGGCGATCCGGTCGCTCATGTAAATAGCTTCGTCGATGTCGTGGGTGACTAGCAGCATCGTGGTCCGGCGCGCCTGCCACACCCGCAGGACCTCGTCTTGCATTTGCATCCGGGTGAATTGGTCGAGCGCCCCGAGCGGTTCGTCGAGCAACAGCACCTTGGGATGATTCACGAGCGCGCGGGCGAGCGCGGCGCGCTGCGCCATCCCGCCGGAAAGCTGATGGGGAAACACGTTGGCAAATTGCTCGAGTCCGACCAGCCGGATGAATTCCTCGACCTCTTCGCGGCGGTGGCGGAGCACTCCGCGGGCGACCAAGCCGGCTTGAACGTTGCGGCGAACGCTCAGCCAGGGGTACAGATTTGGGTCTTGGAACATCAGGCCGCGCTCGGCGCTGGGGCCGGCGATCGGCGCCGCACCGATCCGCAAATCACCGGAGGTGGGTTGGTCGAGTCCCGCGATCAGGCGCAACAGCGTGGATTTGCCGCAGCCACTCGGCCCAATCAACGACACCATTTCCCCCGTAGAGACCGACAAGGAAATGCGATGGAGCGCCTCGACTTCGGCGCCATCCGCCGCGCGAAACGTCTTGCTGACGCTCCGGATCGAAAGCGCCTCGGCTTCGTCCGCTGTCGGGTCGATCGGGAAGGACGTTTTCATTACCAACGGATCACTCCCTTTTGCCAGCCCAATACTCGGTCGCGCACTTTGAACAAGAGCGT
The window above is part of the Pirellulales bacterium genome. Proteins encoded here:
- a CDS encoding ABC transporter ATP-binding protein, which encodes MKTSFPIDPTADEAEALSIRSVSKTFRAADGAEVEALHRISLSVSTGEMVSLIGPSGCGKSTLLRLIAGLDQPTSGDLRIGAAPIAGPSAERGLMFQDPNLYPWLSVRRNVQAGLVARGVLRHRREEVEEFIRLVGLEQFANVFPHQLSGGMAQRAALARALVNHPKVLLLDEPLGALDQFTRMQMQDEVLRVWQARRTTMLLVTHDIDEAIYMSDRIAIMTPRPGRIERILDVPLARPRQRNSAPFLELRALILEMLHFAGNGKQKL
- a CDS encoding transglutaminase domain-containing protein; the encoded protein is MRSLACCLFIFAAALVSVAHAADQQTATYRIQHTLTVNKIPAGSHQVRIWFWLPDDDDSQKLLNLDVKDAPTGYQVTRDANYGHRYLYAVVNNPTADKAVLSTEFILRRNSVSIPVDTSRAAPLTDAHRSLFAEYLRRDVPNMEVSGAVVKLAGEICGKEADELKQARLLFDWVTDHTDHYSKGGNAPKSSGKGSVEYCLAKKGGGCTDQHALFIALARARGIPTRLQFGTLLKPMNEGKEMDPGYRCWVQYFVPNYGWVPMDIAAANTNPTQRDFYFSGLDNRRVHFSEGRNLELAPKQDGPPLNLFIIAYVEVDGKPHESFQRVLKYTEVKTDLKDRAAAL
- a CDS encoding winged helix-turn-helix domain-containing protein, which produces MVFDPASQQVAIEGETVSLSKTEFRVLQFLASRRGDACTRRQIIEAVQGKDYPVTERSVDVQVASIRKKLGDAGRLIETVRGVGFRFQE